In Lycium ferocissimum isolate CSIRO_LF1 chromosome 7, AGI_CSIRO_Lferr_CH_V1, whole genome shotgun sequence, the sequence ATAGGCACTACACGGCGTCAACTACAGATCTCGAATTTGAACTCTCGAAATGAAGCAATCTCTAGGAAGCACTTTTCTCTTTACTAAACTAAGACCAGTAAGAAGCACTTTTATCTTTGCTAAACTAAGACCAGTAGTACAGGGTACCGAATACCAAATGATTTCACTAAAGAAAAGTAGAAAAAAGAGTAGAGAGAGATGAATGAGAGCGTTGACAATAGagcaattcttcttcttctttcttctcatttgtTCAAACATCAACATGACAATTTTGCACCAATTGATACTTTATAGCGGATGACTTCCCAACAACAACACTGTTCCCCATCATTTTTcctccaacaccaacataagcaGGACAATTCACATACAAATGATATTTCCCGGAAATAAAACTCCCAACTTTCCACTTAACTCTTCCATCAATTTTAACATTTAATAAAACCGTACCAACCATTAAATCTTGACTAATTGCACTACCTAAATAAGGTGCAATTggcacattatttccatacacAAAAGGTGACCATATCGACACATCTTTGTGACCTTGGTACGTTTGTGGCAACAACGTTGGGAGTGTTACTTGTTGGCCACGGTACGTAGCGTAAATGTCGAGTTTGTCGTAGTATATTCCAATTCTTCCGTTAGGGTTGCGAGAGGCGattgtgatttgtatgttgGTCGTGAGGAAATTAAAGGGGGCAGAGGTGTTGAAGGCGTAGACGGTTGCGTCTTGGAGGATGAAGTGAGGTTTTGTTGGACGAAGGATGAGCCAAATGAGGAGAATGATGAAGAGGATTAGGATTACGAAGCCGATCAGGGCGGCTATGAGGCGACGAAGGGGGTTGTTAGGCTCCTCGTCGTGTTGGTGGCCGCATTCTTTTTCCGTCATGGTGGTGGCAGTTTGCGATGGTGGTGAGGTTTTGACAGACTCTGAGAGTTAGGGGAGAGTGTGAGAGTTTTGAGATAAGTTGGTGAAATATGGTTAGTTTTCAAGAttatgagagagagagagttgtaTAAAGAGAgcgttcatttttacttattcactatGGACTTTCAGACAccttttaagaaataataaagccataatacataaatatgctctcaaacttggtatcagctgacaagtatgccctccaattTTGGGTGTGCACAAATAGACATCTTAACTTGTATAAAATTGAACAAGTAAATACAAATGCTGACGTGACATATAAATATTGGAGGTGTCACGTCTCGTGTTTacttgttcaactttatacaagttgaggtgcctattTGCACACATcgaaagttggagggcatattTGCCAGTTGAGGTCAAGTTTGAGggcctatttatgtattagcataatttaccatgatacccatattaattaATGTATAGTTTTATGGgacttgaaaaatgatttgaaatgactAATTAATGCTAtgggtaaaacaagaaaaaagaaattgtcttctctgatatgctaaaagtgacaagtaagaatgaaaatttatttttagaatactggacaagtaaaagtaaacggaggGAGTTGAAGAATTTGGTAGGTATTATAAACTATTATGACAAGTTGTTTTTTGGATGTACTATTAGAAGTGTAAATTGTATGACTTATACTTACAGTGATAAAAATTTATACTTGCGAGTTGTATCTTAATAGTATCAAATTATATTCAAACTGTAGATCAACTTGCACAAGTTATATGTTGCAGGTTAAGAGGCAAAATTCGTCTACAAATAAAGAGCTCTGCCTTCTTAATTAAAACATCAAGAAAAGTGATCATATAATCTCTCCCCCCATCTCTACAAAGTTATTGATTtgcttctcttatttatttgcaaatataatatttataatagtagGTTTTTTTCCCTTCTATTTTTCTTGGGTTTGTATGTGTTAGAAGGGAATAAAGTAGGGTATATGAAAATCTTCCTTCTAGGAAAAAACATGATATTGACACTAATTTTATGTGTGCGCGGCAAATACTCTATATAGTCATATGACCCACCATTTAAAATAGGAGAATTATTACTTCTATGACTTTAAGTTACATATCTTGTTAGTGAtataagtttttaaatatataatattagaTCATTCAAATGATATTTAAAAGTAAATTTCTTTATAATATGAgacttataattttaaaagtaagACAGGTTACTACTACAATAAGTAAAGTTAATTTGATGATGTATAAACTCATTACATTGATGGTGTATAAACTCATTATATTGATggtgtatataatttaaactctAATTTATTTGGTTTAATACGCAAATTGATACTCTTAAGGCGCCATGAGTAAGTCGAGGTTTTTCAATAACCATATCAGTCAGGAAGGATCGGAATGCACTAACATGACTAAGATTGTGTTTCATAAGGTCCATAAAGGAGGAGGTGCTTCTTCCAAGgagtttcttctttttataagaGTGGAGAAGTCTTTAACTTTACCACTCCAGATGTGTTAATACAATGGTCAATCGTGGCAAAGACACGCACAAACTAGTACTCATGATTATTAGAGGATATTAAAGTGAATGGTACgtggaaaaatgaaaatgaaacttGGTGATGGTAATTCAAGTTTGGTTTGGTACATCCTTATCTTTTTGAGACCGATGCTTCTGCACAAAAgattaaaaagtgaaaaaggaaaCAAAGATAAGCATTATACCAAAAGGGTCCCACTTCTATAGTGTAAATGACGTGATGGGATAACATGTTTCTCAAGTCTCCCGCTAACTCTGCCTATTCTaccaagaaaaagggaagaactTTGGAGTTCCTTTACTTGGGAAATTTGGTGTCGATTCCATTTTTCATGAATaaagacatttttttaatttaatcatTTGATATCTATACTTATTAATCCGATTAGTTCAAACTTATATTATGTAGAatattgtttcttctttttcgcGACAGTCAGCGGACACAACAAAAAATTATGACCGCCTTATATACTTATCGTATTTTTACCTGTTTGATATTTTTGTAGAAGGCggatcaatatcaatactctATATTAGAGATTTCTCCTTATAATAAGCTTTTACTTTTTGTTCTGGTCCTATTTTTTGACTACCAATGACAGATAAATGAAAGCTTACCTCAAAACCCGAATCCCCTGGGAGAAGGCgactcgttttttttttttcataattcttTATTTTTAGAGTTTTAACCCGTGACACTcgttcggaaacaacctctgtACCTGAGCTGagagtctatcggaaacagtcTCTATACCTATtaacagtggcggagccaggaattTTGCTAAGGGGGTTCAAATGTAAAGAAGCACACACGCGAAAACTACAAGTGGGGCGGGAAAGGAAAAGACTAACCTTAACCCGCTGAATTTAACTTGCCTTATCATGCGCCGTTTAGCATATTTTCCTACTTTCACCCTGCTCCATCGAGCcttcttaaattttcttgtgttgttttcacttttactttGCAGTattctactttattttattttttcattatgAATTAGCGGTCATTCAATCATATATTACTTTGAAAATCGCGAAGATTCTTTAAAAAGGTGTAGGGATTGGATTGCTAATATTATAATACATATTCATAGGCTAACTAAATGGCATCGCCGATTTTTGAGTTCGTTTAGTTCAGTTTACTAGGTTAttcatttgaagaaaaaaaaagacaaatgaCGAACAAATCAAAGAAGTTTAGTTTAGTTAAGTTTTCCTCTCTCAAGAATAGAATTAGAAAAAATAGGAAAGAAATACCATGAAACCAAAGAAAGTAACTTTAATTAAACAGTTTTGATTAAAGGATCTtcacaatttttaaatttctttattcaattaaaaataattaaccttatttttttaaaaataattctaaTTTTCCTCTCTCAAGAATAGAATTAGAAAAAATAGGAAAGAAATACCATGAAACCAAAGAAAGTAACTTTAATTAAACAGTTTTGATTAAAGGATCTtcacaatttttaaatttctttattcgattaaaaataattaaccttatttttttaaaaataattctatCTCAATTTCAAGTTTAATAACAATTCATCGTTTTCTTAAAGAGTTTCTTCGAGTTACCACATGGAAAGAGAGTTACGTAGAAACAAAATGAGCAATCAAGATAAGAAGAATAAAaggcaaaaataaaaaggaatatGCCTAATAAATTTGAACAAAGGAAAAttgagaaggagaaaagaatAACAATCTCCTACTCATTCTGAatgaaaggggaaaaaaaagaataaaaagaaaagaaaaaaaggaaaaaaaaaaagaaaaaagaagaagaaggagaaatagaatagaagagaaaaataacaaaaaaagaagtagAAGAGCAAAGCTGCAAATTGAGCCCACAATTAATGAGGCTTTTCATTGCGTTAGGGGAATTTGAGCCCAAAAACTGAGCCATCTCCGTCTCTGCTGTGTGGAAAAGccaaagcaaagaaaaaaaaaaagcgacaAATTATTGCGTGTCGAGATTCAAACCAGCGACCTTGAGGGAAAGTTTGAACCCCCTTAACCATTTAGCTAAGATTTTCAGATGCGTTAAGGGGGTTCATTATAGCATATATATCCATAATATTCAGATTTGACTTTACAAATACAATGGAATTTTCCGGcgaagggggttcggatgaacaccctgaTCTCCACCTGGATCCGCCCCTGCCTGTTAAGGTGGAGTTAAGGCCTACGTGCACTTTACCCTTTCCAGATCCCATTTTGTGGGactacactggatatgttgttgttgaaccCGTGACACTATGATATAAGGGTGAAGAGATGCTCACGAACTCGTTTTTCAGAATTCTCCTAGACTTCTAATTACATTAAGCTATACTTGCTGCCCCATCATGACAAAAAATTTAGAAACTGTTGATTGATTTCCGACTAGCAATGAATTAAGCTGCATGTGGACTAGGAGTGGACTCATCCCTCTATATTAATGGCTATAATCAATTTTACCGTCTTCTCTGCATGTGCCTCTTCTGCCCACATAATTAAGAAACTGAGGATAGTTAAAGCTAAagatttagagcccgtttggcttagcttatcagTTTTTTTGAGTATTTAGTTGCACTAAGAATAATAAGCATTTTGTTGTTAAAATAAGTTTCTCCAAAAATAAGTTGGTGttgatttaaatttaaaaaagcgAACATTATAAGTTGTTCtcaacttataagctgctttttttaagcccatccaaatagGCTCTTAATCAAATTGTCATTTAATTTGCTCTAATCTAATGTTTGGACTTTAAATTTCTGATATTTAAACTGGACTTTTCTAGCATATATTTTGAATGAACTACCTAGcattaatatttaatttcttctcttcttttttcagttaggtgaatttttattttttttcctcaataCAACAATGATCAGGGGACAGGGAAGGAGAAAAAGACATTAGTATATATTGGTCAAACCAATTATAATTAATTCACCTCTTATATTTTAAGTTTTGGAGCATCCTCAAGATTAGGTAATGTTACTTTAATCGTTACGCTGCAGTATCACGTACTTCCTGAAGAGCTTTAATACGATTcgattaaattaattaataattatccTTCGTAAAATATGAATAACTTTAAACCCTTCTACAACCTGAATGATATAAATCTAGTATGTAGcaatataaatatatttgcACAATGATATAAATCTAGTATGTAGcaatataaatatatttgcACATTTACGACATCTCATGGGCTCCTGTTTAAGTTTCGTTTCGTTTAAGAAATTTGTATAAACATGGCATCCACGCTATAACACAGACACATCTTGTTAACCCGATAAAAATTGTAAAACAATTTAATAAGAGAAGAGAATGAAATTTATGTTAAAGCTATGGCGTCACGGATAAAATTTGTCAAACAATTGAGCAAATGAAAATTGAGAAGTATTATGCATGTCAATCCAgcaaaatttgaatttaataaGATAGGAAAATGAAAATTGTAACAAAACTATAATGTGCTTATCATTTGTGAAAAATTGAACTTATAAAGCTAAATTTGAACAATTTGACAAGcttgtaaaaaaaattgtactaaGGTTATAACAAAATGTTTTAACCTTCCCAATAAATTTATTGGCAAAaaattataggcaattgaacacAAGCAAGTATTGTCAATCCGACAAGACTTGAGAATAATTTAACAAgacatgaaaatgaaaattataGTACTAAAGTTATGATGTGCTCGTtataatttgtgaaaaattGAACATTGATAAAGTTCTAccaatttaataaattttatgaaCAATTTGACAagcttgtaaaaaaaaaattgtactaaGGTTATAACTTTTCCATCAAATGTTTTAACCTTCCCAATAAATTTATTGGCGCTAACGATCTTTTTTTGCCCGAAACTTTCGGTTATAGTGTTGGAGCATGTGCATCTTAATAttaaaactaaaatatcaaaGTGCATTATTATAACGAGTATAAATTGACAAGAAGTTGGTCATTTTATTTTGGTGTAACTCATGTAATTACTAATGTCATGATCTACCACTAATTACTCACTCAAGCTTAAATTTTGTAACCATCAACCCATATTCTGCAATATTCTTATCCCACTAGCTATACCTTGTTATTTTATCTATGGAAGAATTCTGTATCTATAGGTAGTGGTGTTTTCTTTCTTGTATTGGTGTATGAGAAGTGCGAAAAAGTATTGTAGTGTGCATGAGAAAAATAAAGTTAGTGTGGTGAAAAAGAGAgtagagaaaattgaaaaaatttaaTTCTCCAACTTATCGCTACAGAATAGAATATTATTTTGTGAAGGAAAGTGTTTTTCAGGCGGTCATTGAACTCATTGTTCGTTGTTTGAGTTACACTATATTATCAGGTTATTGTATATTGGAAGGGACAAGAAAAACATAGTGCTTAGCCATGAAATTTCTACCGCAATTCGCTTGAGTCTTCTTaagagaagtaaaatatttgCACCtcaattattatattttttttttttttttttttttttaactatatttATGTTTTCACTGACAAATAGGACGTAACTTACTTCCAAAAGGGCCCGGCAATTTTCATTGGATTCGTTTATTTGGATTCTCTAAATCTTTTAATAGGAGAGTGCATCTGCTCCCACTGATTCTTCCATAtgaaatcaaataaataaatttgaatGAATACAACACATGATACAATTGGTACGAACAACGAAACTTCCATGCAATTCTAGTAACATGATCGAAACTCCATCTACAGTATAGATATCTGGCGTTTTCCATTCCCCAAAAATATCATGCACTCTTGTCAACGCAAATACTTACTCGCACCCGATATATTTTACTTCATTATAATTTAAGTGAAAAATATGTTTAAATGTATATTATAGCGCAAACTCATTCCAtcaaaactatcaaaatatggttattgaaatttatattttgactAAAGTAATATTTAACTAGTATAATTGACAGTTTATCTGTCATTTGTCTTTAATCCAAGCAGAGAAGACAGAGAACCAAAAGGTGTAGGGAACAAAAGAGATACCTAAAGCAAATACCACCTGTTATCTCATCTAGGTGAAGATTCTAACTTTCTAAGGGATGAAAAATGGGAAAGAACAAGACAAGGataagaaaagaatatttgAGATTAGGAAGGACCTTGTAAGTTGTAACTTGATAAATTGAGTCATATTTGCAACTAAAACATGAAGATTTCACTCCCCGCCCTATTCTACGTGCCTGTGTTTGCGGGAtaagaagtttaaaaaaaattgaagttcataATCTAAATCAAGTCATGGATATCTACGTACATGTTGATAGTtgaattgtttctaaatatagaaatatacccttttttttcttttgacagACAAAAACTCACCTCATTTTGGATAATGCACTCAAGATTAAACTAATGAACCAAAGTGAAAAGATAAATACGCATATTGGTCTACACATCAAATCTTAGTTTGTAACAACAACGTACCCAGTGTAATTCTACAAGTGAGGTTTGGGACTACACATCAAATTTTGAGATCCAAAAATtacaaagggaaaaaaaaagagaaacaaacaaaaacaaaaacaaaaacatagAAAGATGCATCATATTCTTCAAGTTGGTGAACTGAAAAGATAGGAGTTTAAAAGGTGCTCCCATGCAAGAGTGTTGTCAAATTTGGAATCTTTTGTACTGATAAGGAGGGTGTTTTGATCGGCTTATTTGTGTTTTTTGGcttttaagtattttatttttttatttttgtggtgtttaagaaaaataaatgcttTAAAACACTTACttttagacaaaaaaaaatacaaaaataatctAAATGTTAAAAGTTGACTATTCCCTACTTATGACTTTTACCTTTTAGCATATAAACTATTTTTAACAAGTTGATCCAAACGCCCTCAAGGTCCTCTCTAGGTTCATGTTTGTTTTCCCAAGAACGAAGTTTATCCtcttctaacttttttttttcttttactttacgCGCACAGTAAGtaatttttaagattttaataCATCcattaaattttttgaagaGGATTATTTAACTAAATATCTTAATCCACTTGAAAATGGAAAGAAGTATTGAAAGACAGATTTATTCAGATCATGTGTTAGATAAGGGTAAATCAACTAGTACCACGTTCATGTTTcgaaaattcacttattttgtATCAAATTTAAAAGGCTAAAGAATCACTTAGTTAAAACCAATCTCATGGTCGACGATTTGCTAACGAAAGCAAGCTTTTTAGTTTAGGCTTCTAACAGGGGCATGATGACTAATTTCACGATATTCATTATTCAGAAACAAATTGGGACCTGTTCCCCttaattggaaaagaaaactcaaaactaTTTCATCGAATAGTAATGGTTGTATGCAATCTGCTTGCTACTATCTCAACTATTGCATATCTCAACTATTGCACCGAGTATTAACGGTGGTATGCAATTAACTTGTGCACACCTCAATTATGCCGCCAGATACCTACAGCCACCCGCAAATAACCCTGCCCCATCCTGCAAACACAGAT encodes:
- the LOC132065509 gene encoding NDR1/HIN1-like protein 1 — translated: MTEKECGHQHDEEPNNPLRRLIAALIGFVILILFIILLIWLILRPTKPHFILQDATVYAFNTSAPFNFLTTNIQITIASRNPNGRIGIYYDKLDIYATYRGQQVTLPTLLPQTYQGHKDVSIWSPFVYGNNVPIAPYLGSAISQDLMVGTVLLNVKIDGRVKWKVGSFISGKYHLYVNCPAYVGVGGKMMGNSVVVGKSSAIKYQLVQNCHVDV